One genomic window of Notamacropus eugenii isolate mMacEug1 chromosome 6, mMacEug1.pri_v2, whole genome shotgun sequence includes the following:
- the LZTS3 gene encoding leucine zipper putative tumor suppressor 3 yields MAKLETLSVCADPGRDPLLAFAPRPPEPRPAAPRLVAMGSVGSGVAHAQEFAMKSVGTRTGGGSGGGGRGGYPGPRGNGPGSGSGDLPARYPSEDKGLGNSLYLNGDLRAGASGGVSGDRTDVCGNMVNSGSDKAPPQYREPSHPPKILPTSGKLDQCTEPLVRPSAFKPVVPKNFHSMQNLCPPQSNGATDGRKGPGGLKGGGLDKARTMTPAGSNSGGGGSSSGGGGLSDSGRNSLTSLPTYSSGYSQHLAPLSASTSHINRIGTASYGGGGGPSSGGPGYHELSSSDSGRASSKSTPSFGRLNPLGSGEGSGTSGVAGVGGGLGSFPASPPSPDAVIQELEERLWEKEQEVAGLRRSLEQSEAAIAQVFEERQKVWEREMEELRQNCAGKLQQVTRRAQRAQQGLQMQVLRLQQDKKQLQEDAARLARQRDDLQEKVAACQKEQADFLPRMEETKWEVCQKAGEISLLKQQLKESQADVSQKLSEIVGLRSQLREGRASLRQKEEQLLTLRDSLQGEAELGPGLRPRDRLGPSEPRAGEAAAADGTAAAAPGEPAELCESDEAKMRRQAAASSSSSSSSGPPQDGEGDATDAAGARALRREVGRLQAELAAERRARERQGAGFAEERRVWLEEKEKVIEYQKQLQLNYVEMYQRNQELARRLGELGAAGANLPGPVPLPGPVPAAHGGAGEEKKAWTPSRLERIESTEI; encoded by the exons ATGGCGAAACTGGAAACCCTGTCCGTGTGCGCTGACCCTGGCCGTGACCCCCTCCTGGCCTTTGCCCCTCGGCCACCTGAGCCCCGCCCCGCAGCCCCTCGCCTTGTGGCCATGGGCAGTGTGGGCAGTGGTGTGGCCCATGCCCAAGAATTTGCCATGAAGAGCGTGGGCACGCGGACAGGTGGGGGCTCAGGTGGAGGTGGCCGAGGGGGCTACCCTGGGCCAAGGGGCAATGGGCCAGGGTCTGGCAGTGGGGACCTCCCAGCCAGATATCCCTCCGAGGACAAAGGCCTGGGCAACTCCTTGTACCTCAACGGGGATCTGCGGGCCGGGGCCAGTGGTGGTGTCAGTGGAGACCGGACAGATGTCTGTGGCAACATGGTCAACAGCGGCAGTGACAAGGCCCCACCCCAGTACCGGGAGCCCAGCCACCCACCGAAGATCCTGCCCACCTCTGGCAAGCTGGACCAG TGCACAGAGCCTCTGGTGAGACCGTCAGCCTTCAAGCCAGTTGTGCCCAAGAACTTCCATTCCATGCAAAACCTGTGTCCGCCCCAAAGCAATGGGGCAACAGATGGGCGCAAAGGCCCTGGGGGCCTGAAGGGTGGTGGGCTGGACAAGGCACGGACTATGACCCCCGCAGGCAGCAACAGTGGGGGGGGTGGAAGCAGCAGTGGGGGTGGAGGACTCTCCGACTCAGGCCGAAACTCCCTGACCAGTCTGCCTACGTACAGCTCGGGCTACAGCCAGCACCTAGCACCCCTGAGTGCCTCCACCAGTCACATCAACCGCATCGGCACAGCCAGCTATGGGGGCGGGGGCGGCCCCAGCAGTGGGGGCCCTGGCTATCATGAGCTCTCCTCTTCCGACAGTGGGAGGGCCTCCAGCAAGAGCACACCATCCTTTGGTAGGCTGAATCCCCTGGGCTCTGGGGAGGGCAGCGGCACCAGCGGCGTGGCAGGGGTTGGGGGAGGCCTGGGCTCTTTCCCGGCCTCTCCCCCTTCACCGGATGCAGTGATCCAGGAGCTGGAGGAGCGCCTATGGGAGAAGGAGCAGGAGGTGGCGGGGCTGCGGAGAAGCCTGGAGCAGAGCGAGGCTGCCATTGCCCAGGTGTTCGAGGAGCGGCAGAAGGTGTGGGAGCGGGAGATGGAGGAGTTGAGGCAGAACTGTGCGGGGAAGCTGCAGCAGGTGACCCGCCGCGCCCAGCGGGCCCAGCAGGGCCTGCAAATGCAGGTGCTGCGGCTCCAGCAGGACAAGAAGCAGCTGCAGGAAGACGCGGCCAGGCTCGCTCGGCAGCGAGATGACCTCCAGGAAAAGGTGGCCGCCTGCCAGAAGGAGCAGGCTGACTTCTTGCCCCGTATGGAGGAGACCAAGTGGGAG GTGTGCCAGAAGGCAGGCGAGATCTCGCTGCTGAAGCAGCAGCTGAAGGAGTCGCAGGCGGACGTGAGCCAGAAGCTGAGCGAGATCGTGGGGCTGCGCTCGCAGCTGCGGGAGGGCCGGGCCTCCCTGCGCCAGAAGGAGGAGCAGCTGCTGACCTTGCGGGACTCGCTGCAGGGCGAGGCGGAGCTGGGCCCGGGGCTGCGCCCACGGGACCGCTTGGGCCCCAGCGAGCCTCGGGCCGGGGAGGCCGCGGCCGCCGACggcaccgccgccgccgcccccggGGAGCCCGCCGAGCTTTGCGAGAGCGACGAGGCCAAGATGCGCAGACAGGCCGCGgcgtcctcctcttcctcctcgtcCTCGGGCCCCCCCCAGGACGGGGAGGGCGACGCGACGGACGCGGCCGGAGCCCGGGCCCTGCGGCGGGAGGTGGGCCGGCTGCAGGCCGAGCTGGCGGCCGAGCGGCGCGCCCGGGAGCGGCAGGGCGCGGGCTTCGCGGAGGAGCGGCGCGTGTggctggaggagaaggagaaggtcaTCGAGTACCAGAAGCAGCTGCAGCTCAACTACGTGGAGATGTACCAGCGCAACCAAGAGCTGGCCCGGCGCCTCGGGGAGCTGGGCGCCGCGGGTGCCAACCTGCCCGGCCCCGTGCCTCTGCCCGGCCCCGTGCCCGCGGCCCACGGCGGCgcaggggaggagaagaaggcctGGACCCCGTCCCGCCTGGAACGCATCGAATCCACCGAAATCTGA